The Arachis hypogaea cultivar Tifrunner chromosome 16, arahy.Tifrunner.gnm2.J5K5, whole genome shotgun sequence genome contains a region encoding:
- the LOC112757961 gene encoding phytochrome A: protein MSSSRRSQSSSNSSRSRQSARVIAQTSVDAKLHANFEESGSSFDYSNSVRLSSGTASGEKQARCDRVTAAYLHQMQKGKFIQPFGCLLALDDKTLRVIAYSHNASEMLTMVSHAVPSVGDHPALAIGTDIRTIFTPSSAAALQKALAVPEVSLLNPILVHCKTSGKPFYAIVHRITASLIIDFEPVKPHEVPMTAAGALQSYKLAAKAITRLQSLPSGSMETLCDTMVQEVFELTGYDRVMAYKFHEDDHGEVIAEVAKPGLEPYLGLHYPATDIPQAARFLFMKNKVRMIVDCRAKHVKVLQDPKVSIDLTLCGSTLRAAHSCHLQYMENMNSIASLVLAVVVNDNDEDGDGSDVVQPQKRKRLWGLVVCHNTTPRFVPFPLRYACEFLAQVFAIHVNKELELEYQIVEKNILRTQTLLCDMLMRDAPLGIVSQSPNIMDLVRCDGAALLYRDKVWRLGVAPSESHIRELALWLSKCHKDSTGLSTDSLSDAGFPGAAALGDVVCGMAAVRISSMDIVFWFRSHTAAEIRWGGAKHEPGDRDDPTKMSPRSSFKAFLEVVKGRSLPWKDYEMDAIHSLQLILRNSFKDNEIMDISTQAIDTRLNDLKIEGMQELEAVTSEMVRLIETASVPILAVNVDGMVNGWNTKIAELTGLSVEEAIGKDLLTLVEDFSVERVKKMLDMALQGKEEKNFQFEIKTHGVKIDSGPISLVVNACASRNLQNSVVGVCFVAHDMTAEKTVMDKFTRIEGDYRAIVQNPNPLIPPIFGTDEFGWCCEWNSAMTKLTGWKREDVMDKMLLGEVFGTHMACCRLKNQEAVVNFGIVLNNAMTGVETEKAAFGFFTRKGKYVECLLSVSKKLDVEGEVTGVFCFLQTASPELQQALHIQRLSEQTALKRLKALTYMKRKIRNPLCGIVFSRKLLENTELGIEQKQLLDTGTQCQRQLSKILDDSDLDRIIDGYLDLEMVEFTLHQVFVACLSQVMTKSKAMGIHIINEVTEHIMTETLYGDSLRLQQVLADFLLICINFTPTGGQVVVAASLTKDQLGKSVHLANLEISITHDGVGVPETLLNQMFGRDGQESEEGISLLISRKLLKLMNGDVRYLREAGKSSFILTVELAASQKLIA, encoded by the exons ATGTCGTCGTCGAGGCGAAGCCAATCATCGAGCAATTCAAGCAGATCAAGACAGAGTGCAAGAGTAATTGCTCAGACAAGTGTGGATGCAAAGCTGCATGCAAACTTTGAGGAGTCCGGAAGTTCATTCGACTACTCGAATTCGGTGCGGTTGTCTTCCGGTACAGCCAGTGGAGAAAAGCAAGCAAGGTGTGACAGAGTTACAGCAGCTTATCTTCATCAAATGCAGAAGGGGAAGTTCATCCAGCCCTTTGGGTGCTTGCTAGCTTTGGATGACAAGACACTTAGGGTCATTGCATACAGTCACAATGCATCTGAAATGCTTACCATGGTCAGCCATGCTGTCCCAAGTGTTGGTGATCACCCTGCTCTTGCCATTGGCACCGACATTCGGACTATTTTCACGCCCTCAAGTGCTGCTGCTTTGCAAAAGGCCCTTGCAGTTCCGGAGGTTTCGCTTCTTAACCCCATTCTAGTTCATTGCAAGACTTCTGGCAAGCCCTTCTATGCAATTGTTCATCGTATTACCGCTAGTTTGATCATTGATTTTGAGCCTGTTAAGCCTCATGAAGTTCCCATGACTGCCGCCGGAGCGCTGCAATCTTACAAGCTTGCGGCCAAAGCAATAACTAGATTGCAGTCTTTGCCCAGTGGGAGCATGGAAACGCTTTGTGACACCATGGTTCAAGAAGTTTTTGAGCTCACGGGTTATGACAGGGTgatggcttataaatttcatgaGGATGATCATGGGGAAGTGATTGCTGAGGTTGCAAAACCAGGCCTTGAGCCATATCTGGGTTTGCACTATCCAGCAACTGATATCCCCCAGGCTGCGCGCTTCTTGTTTATGAAAAACAAGGTCCGAATGATAGTTGATTGTCGTGCAAAGCATGTGAAGGTGCTTCAAGACCCCAAAGTTTCCATTGACTTAACTTTGTGCGGTTCAACTTTAAGGGCTGCTCATAGTTGCCACTTGCAATATATGGAGAATATGAATTCAATTGCTTCCCTGGTTTTGGCAGTTGTGGTCAATGATAACGATGAAGATGGGGATGGCTCTGATGTTGTTCAGCCACAAAAGAGAAAGAGACTTTGGGGTTTAGTAGTTTGCCATAACACTACTCCAAGGTTTGTTCCCTTTCCTCTAAGGTATGCTTGTGAATTTTTGGCTCAAGTATTTGCCATCCATGTGAATAAGGAATTAGAGTTAGAATATCAGATTGTTGAGAAGAATATCCTGCGCACGCAGACACTCTTGTGCGATATGCTGATGCGAGATGCACCCCTTGGTATTGTATCACAGAGCCCTAATATAATGGATCTTGTGAGATGTGATGGAGCAGCACTCTTGTATAGAGACAAGGTATGGAGATTAGGTGTGGCTCCAAGTGAATCTCACATAAGAGAGTTAGCTTTATGGCTCTCTAAGTGCCACAAGGACTCCACGGGTTTGAGTACAGATAGCTTGTCTGATGCAGGCTTCCCAGGAGCTGCTGCTCTTGGTGATGTTGTTTGTGGAATGGCAGCTGTGAGAATTTCTTCCATGGACATAGTTTTCTGGTTTAGATCACACACTGCTGCAGAAATCAGATGGGGTGGTGCCAAGCATGAACCTGGTGACAGGGATGATCCTACAAAGATGAGTCCAAGATCATCATTCAAGGCTTTCCTTGAAGTTGTGAAGGGAAggagcttaccatggaaggacTACGAAATGGATGCTATCCATTCATTGCAGCTAATACTGAGAAATTCGTTCAAAGATAATGAGATTATGGATATAAGCACGCAAGCTATTGATACAAGACTAAATGATTTGAAGATTGAAGGGATGCAAGAACTAGAAGCAGTGACGAGTGAGATGGTTCGATTAATTGAAACAGCATCAGTGCCAATTTTGGCAGTTAATGTTGATGGGATGGTCAATGGATGGAACACGAAGATTGCTGAGTTGACAGGCCTTTCAGTTGAGGAAGCCATTGGAAAGGATTTACTTACGCTGGTTGAGGATTTTTCAGTAGAGAGAGTCAAGAAGATGCTGGACATGGCACTGCAGG gtaaagaagagaagaatttCCAATTTGAGATCAAAACACATGGTGTGAAGATTGATTCAGGTCCTATCAGCTTGGTAGTTAATGCTTGTGCAAGCAGGAATCTCCAAAACAGCGTGGTGGGAGTTTGTTTTGTGGCCCATGATATGACTGCTGAGAAGACAGTCATGGACAAATTCACTCGAATTGAAGGTGACTATAGGGCGATTGTACAGAATCCGAACCCTTTGATCCCCCCAATATTTGGCACAGATGAATTTGGCTGGTGTTGTGAATGGAATTCAGCCATGACAAAGTTAACTGGATGGAAGAGAGAGGATGTGATGGATAAAATGCTATTAGGGGAGGTTTTTGGAACCCATATGGCTTGTTGCCGTCTTAAGAATCAAGAAGCTGTTGTTAATTTTGGAATTGTACTTAACAATGCCATGACTGGTGTGGAAACAGAGAAAGCTGCTTTTGGTTTCTTCACTCGGAAGGGCAAGTATGTAGAATGCTTGCTTTCTGTGAGCAAGAAATTGGATGTAGAGGGTGAAGTTACTGGAGTCTTCTGCTTCTTACAGACAGCTAGCCCTGAGCTTCAACAAGCATTGCATATTCAGCGTTTGTCCGAACAAACTGCATTGAAGAGACTCAAAGCTTTAACTTATATGAAAAGGAAAATTCGGAATCCTTTGTGTGGGATTGTGTTCTCTCGAAAATTGTTGGAGAATACTGAGTTGGGAATTGAGCAAAAACAACTTCTGGACACTGGCACTCAGTGCCAACGCCAGCTTAGCAAAATTCTCGATGACTCGGATCTTGACCGTATCATTGATGG CTACTtggatttggaaatggttgaatTCACTCTGCATCAAGTTTTTGTTGCCTGCCTAAGTCAGGTCATGACAAAGAGCAAGGCAATGGGTATCCATATAATCAACGAAGTCACGGAGCACATCATGACAGAAACCTTATATGGTGATAGTCTTAGGCTGCAGCAAGTCTTGGCTGACTTCTTATtgatttgcatcaattttacgCCAACCGGAGGTCAAGTTGTTGTTGCAGCCTCTTTAACCAAAGATCAATTAGGCAAATCAGTTCATTTGGCTAACTTGGAGATAAG CATAACACATGATGGTGTTGGTGTTCCGGAAACATTGCTGAACCAAATGTTCGGACGAGACGGACAAGAATCCGAGGAGGGTATTAGTCTGCTCATCAGCAGAAAGTTGCTGAAGCTGATGAATGGAGACGTGCGGTATCTGAGGGAAGCTGGCAAATCATCTTTCATCTTAACAGTTGAACTGGCTGCTTCCCAGAAATTGATTGCTTAA
- the LOC112757962 gene encoding rhicadhesin receptor has translation MKFIGSVLVVTFALVLASTSASDPDALQDLCVADTASGVKVNGFTCKDAAKVNASDFSSNILAKPGVAANTTFGSLVTGANVEKIPGLNTLGVSLARIDYAPGGLNPPHTHPRATEIVFVLEGQLDVGFITTSNVLISKTIYKGEIFVFPKGLVHFQKNNANEPAAVISAFNSQLPGTQSIPLTLFAATPPVPDNVLTKAFQVGTKEIEKIKSRLAPKK, from the exons ATGAAGTTCATAGGGTCAGTGTTAGTGGTGACTTTTGCTCTGGTTTTAGCCTCAACCTCAGCATCAGATCCTGATGCTCTTCAAGACCTCTGTGTTGCAGACACTGCATCTG GTGTTAAGGTGAATGGATTCACGTGTAAAGACGCTGCAAAAGTGAATGCATCTGATTTCTCATCGAACATATTAGCAAAACCAGGTGTGGCAGCAAACACAACCTTCGGTTCCCTTGTAACAGGAGCCAACGTTGAAAAGATCCCAGGATTGAACACACTTGGTGTGTCTCTGGCACGCATTGACTATGCCCCAGGTGGACTCAACCCACCCCACACACACCCACGTGCCACTGAGATTGTGTTTGTTCTTGAAGGTCAACTTGATGTTGGGTTCATAACAACATCCAATGTTCTCATATCAAAGACCATCTACAAGGGTGAGATCTTTGTCTTCCCAAAAGGGTTGGTTCACTTCCAGAAGAACAATGCCAATGAACCTGCTGCAGTTATTTCAGCCTTCAACAGCCAATTGCCTGGAACACAGTCTATTCCTCTGACTTTGTTTGCTGCCACCCCACCGGTCCCGGATAACGTGTTGACCAAGGCATTCCAGGTTGGTACCAAGGAGATTGAGAAAATCAAGTCTAGGCTTGCTCCCAAGAAGTAA
- the LOC112757963 gene encoding protein NRT1/ PTR FAMILY 4.6 produces MADQEEKEEQKLLAEWKRKKGGFRASMFIFVLSALDNMGFVANMVSLVLYFYGVMHFDLSSSANTLTNFMGSTFLLSLVGGFISDTYLNRFSTCLLFGSLEVMALAMLSVQAGSRHLHPEACGKSSCVKGGIAVMLYTSLCLLALGVGGVRGSMTAFGADQFDDKDPSEAKALASFFNWLLMSSTLGAITGVTAVVWVSTQKAWHWGFFIITIASSIGFITLAIGKPFYRIKTPGDSPILRILQVLVVAFKNRKLSLPESHQELYEISDKDAAVEKIAHTNQIRFLDKAAIVSEKSKADRWKVCTVTQVEEVKILIRMLPIVGSTIIMNTCLAQLQTFSVQQGNVMNLKLGSLTVPAPSIPVIPLVFITILVPIYELFFVPFARKITNHPSGITQLQRVGVGLVLSAISMAVAAIVEVKRRERGRKDPSNPISLFWLSFQYAIFGVADMFTLVGLLEFFYREAPSGMKSLSTSLTWLSMSLGYFLSTVFVNLINGVTKRVSPSKQGWLHGFDLNHNNLNLFYWFLAILSCINFFNYIFWASRYKYKSDQLHPPPPPAAAATNHNKPLDQVPLRKMEIN; encoded by the exons ATG GCAGaccaagaggaaaaagaagaacagaAGCTCCTAGCAGAATGGAAGAGAAAAAAAGGTGGATTCAGGGCTTCCATGTTCATCTTTg TGTTGTCAGCATTGGACAACATGGGATTTGTGGCAAACATGGTGAGCCTAGTGCTTTACTTTTATGGGGTGATGCACTTTGATCTGTCAAGTTCAGCCAACACTCTCACAAACTTCATGGGTTCAACTTTCTTGCTTTCCCTTGTTGGAGGCTTCATCTCAGACACATACTTAAACAGATTCAGCACATGCTTGCTTTTTGGATCCCTTGAAGTCATG GCATTGGCAATGCTGAGTGTTCAAGCTGGTTCAAGGCATTTACACCCAGAAGCATGTGGGAAATCAAGCTGTGTGAAAGGTGGTATAGCAGTGATGTTGTACACATCACTGTGCTTGTTGGCATTGGGAGTGGGAGGGGTTAGAGGCTCCATGACTGCATTTGGTGCTGACCAATTTGATGACAAGGATCCAAGTGAAGCAAAAGctcttgcaagcttcttcaactgGCTTCTAATGAGTTCAACTCTTGGAGCAATCACTGGTGTAACTGCTGTTGTTTGGGTCAGCACTCAGAAAGCATGGCACTGGGGATTCTTCATCATAACCATAGCTTCCTCCATTGGATTCATCACTCTTGCTATTGGAAAACCATTCTATAGAATCAAAACTCCTGGGGATAGCCCCATTTTGAGGATTCTTCAGGTTCTTGTTGTGGCTTTTAAGAACCGAAAGCTGTCACTGCCAGAATCACACCAAGAATTGTATGAGATCAGTGACAAAGATGCTGCTGTAGAGAAGATTGCACACACCAACCAGATTAG GTTCCTAGATAAAGCGGCGATTGTTTCAGAAAAGTCAAAGGCAGATAGATGGAAAGTGTGCACAGTAACACAGGTAGAAGAAgtgaagatcctaataagaatgCTACCAATAGTGGGAAGCACCATCATAATGAACACATGCTTGGCACAGCTTCAAACATTCTCAGTTCAGCAAGGCAATGTAATGAACCTCAAACTGGGTTCTCTAACAGTTCCAGCACCTTCCATTCCCGTTATACCCCTTGTCTTCATAACCATCTTGGTCCCCATTTACGAACTATTCTTCGTCCCATTCGCACGCAAGATCACAAACCACCCCTCaggaattacacaactacagagaGTTGGCGTAGGCCTTGTTCTCTCTGCAATCTCAATGGCAGTGGCTGCAATTGTTGAGGTGAAAAGAAGGGAGAGAGGGAGAAAAGACCCTTCTAACCCCATAAGCCTGTTCTGGCTTTCGTTCCAGTACGCTATATTTGGTGTTGCGGACATGTTCACGCTTGTGGGACTGTTGGAATTCTTCTACAGAGAAGCTCCTTCGGGGATGAAATCGTTGTCAACATCGTTGACGTGGCTATCCATGTCTCTTGGATACTTTCTGAGCACGGTGTTTGTGAATCTCATAAATGGTGTTACGAAAAGAGTGAGTCCTAGTAAACAAGGGTGGTTGCATGGTTTTGACTTGAATCACAATAATCTCAACTTGTTTTATTGGTTCTTGGCCATTCTTAGCTGCATTAACTTCTTCAACTACATCTTCTGGGCCTCAAGGTACAAGTACAAATCTGATCAACTacaccctcctcctcctcctgctGCTGCTGCCACAAATCACAACAAGCCTTTAGATCAAGTTCCCCTCAGAAAAATGGAGATTAATTAG